One genomic segment of Vibrio mimicus includes these proteins:
- a CDS encoding single-stranded DNA-binding protein, with the protein MLKIEIFKENERAEPRTINGKDGKPPRTIYEQTAYVYLGGKFPVEMKLGLQEGQPPYAAGVYTPHSSSYVVNAFGGLELKKYGLTIEPLESPDL; encoded by the coding sequence ATGCTCAAGATAGAGATTTTTAAAGAGAACGAACGTGCAGAGCCGCGCACCATAAACGGCAAAGATGGTAAGCCACCACGCACAATCTACGAACAAACCGCTTACGTTTACCTGGGCGGTAAATTCCCTGTTGAAATGAAACTTGGTTTACAGGAGGGTCAACCGCCTTATGCAGCCGGAGTCTATACCCCTCATAGTTCTAGTTACGTTGTTAATGCTTTCGGCGGTCTGGAACTCAAAAAATACGGATTAACCATCGAACCACTAGAATCACCAGATTTATAA
- a CDS encoding YoaH family protein, producing MFDDLPTLTHAEQQAAVEQIQKLMAEGISTAEAIKIIAQQIRQEKMEQSQGTH from the coding sequence ATGTTTGATGATCTACCTACATTGACTCATGCTGAACAGCAAGCGGCGGTCGAACAAATTCAGAAGCTGATGGCAGAAGGTATTAGCACTGCAGAAGCAATAAAAATCATAGCCCAACAAATCCGACAAGAAAAAATGGAACAAAGCCAAGGCACTCATTGA
- a CDS encoding helix-turn-helix domain-containing protein has protein sequence MSEEAIAKRINDAITQNGGYQKISEITGISVSTLVRAAKGKTEPKLKDVMLISSATGIPLNKIAYGEDEESPVEKYMAEIVKGLATMNDVLFSERIAELERKIEELKG, from the coding sequence ATGTCAGAAGAAGCAATAGCGAAGAGAATTAATGACGCCATAACCCAAAATGGCGGATATCAAAAAATTAGTGAAATAACTGGCATCAGTGTTAGCACTTTAGTTCGGGCAGCAAAAGGCAAAACAGAGCCAAAACTAAAAGATGTAATGTTAATAAGTTCAGCAACAGGAATACCCTTGAACAAAATAGCCTATGGAGAAGATGAAGAGTCTCCAGTTGAAAAATACATGGCTGAAATCGTTAAAGGTTTGGCAACAATGAACGATGTACTGTTCTCTGAAAGAATCGCAGAACTAGAAAGAAAAATTGAAGAGTTAAAAGGGTAA
- a CDS encoding phage/plasmid replication protein, II/X family, with the protein MFFIDQLFMQQDYPDGGLPFVGTHVIERLDLETGEKLPPSVNQKILEGSYSTKLTIRCNGDRVRVEGNPSRWQRMDNLVGLNTLDECVEIYNHVLAKYDLPPFTKNTRVFHRQSPDGKSSSLIGNGAEITLIDWTRNHTVGQGKEASFIRGMSSMQIGRGREPKLYPNGMTCNWGEASEWMMTKLYCKAYELRKHLKEDKRKKNRVVTEQLEYLEKLIGYCEEQGVVREEHSLRQKLLKRHNLQFYGLVTEQDFHAHLNDIENAMKTLHATHDTHQSIAHQLLEAGAVDTLRKANSTMSYFTLWQHGSDLKAVLTRSQFFEHKARLKQIGIDISRPFDVSRMCPTLKRSEVIEVKPLSVPDWYRLPVVAQSNVLPFRAVA; encoded by the coding sequence GTGTTTTTTATCGACCAACTTTTCATGCAACAAGATTACCCTGACGGTGGGCTTCCATTCGTTGGGACGCATGTTATTGAACGGCTCGATTTGGAAACGGGCGAGAAGCTTCCCCCTAGTGTCAACCAAAAGATTTTGGAGGGGTCATACAGCACCAAATTAACTATCCGCTGTAATGGCGATCGTGTCAGAGTTGAGGGGAATCCATCACGCTGGCAGCGCATGGATAACTTAGTTGGCCTAAACACTCTTGATGAGTGTGTTGAAATCTATAACCATGTTCTTGCTAAGTACGATTTACCTCCATTCACTAAAAACACTCGCGTATTCCATCGACAATCACCAGATGGAAAATCTTCATCCCTTATCGGTAATGGTGCTGAAATCACCCTCATTGACTGGACTCGTAATCACACAGTCGGGCAGGGCAAGGAAGCTTCTTTTATCCGCGGTATGTCATCCATGCAAATCGGCCGTGGCCGCGAGCCAAAGCTTTACCCAAACGGCATGACCTGTAACTGGGGTGAGGCATCAGAATGGATGATGACAAAACTTTATTGCAAGGCTTACGAGCTCCGTAAGCACCTCAAAGAAGACAAGCGCAAAAAGAATCGCGTTGTCACTGAACAACTTGAATACCTTGAAAAGCTTATCGGCTACTGCGAAGAGCAGGGCGTAGTACGAGAAGAGCACAGCCTCAGACAAAAACTATTGAAACGACATAATTTACAGTTTTATGGCTTGGTTACTGAACAAGACTTTCACGCACATTTAAACGATATCGAGAACGCCATGAAGACACTACACGCCACACACGATACACATCAATCTATTGCTCATCAGTTACTCGAAGCGGGCGCTGTTGATACGTTACGCAAAGCCAATTCCACAATGAGTTATTTTACTCTTTGGCAACACGGCTCCGACTTGAAGGCTGTATTAACTCGCTCCCAATTTTTTGAGCATAAAGCACGCTTAAAACAAATTGGTATCGATATCTCTCGTCCATTCGATGTGTCTCGTATGTGTCCCACACTCAAGCGTTCTGAAGTCATCGAGGTTAAACCGCTTTCTGTTCCCGACTGGTATCGATTACCCGTTGTGGCTCAATCCAATGTACTGCCATTCCGTGCAGTCGCTTAA
- a CDS encoding conjugal transfer protein TraF has product MNKIFLSVGCSLILTSPLALSANYAIEARGDAMGGVGVVSGNFLTGPFYNPALVAIYRRNDDAGMILPSIGLSYNDPNDLISDLDNVSSIIEQTSKGDFSNIDQLNKNLNAMQGDVLNAELGGVIAFAIPNQFISANVFGKAYTESFVSPNIDSRVCSDDLCELERAKASSVNAVSVGVTELGITLAKYQTFLGQHIAFGITPKLQRVYTYVYEANLNSYDIKDLRDNGTGETIFNMDAGALWFYGPIRIGFAATNLISREIKTKTITSISGSPVSYSYDMKPQYTIGAGIVADYFTFSVDYDLNEEERYKDFNDNTQMIRVGGEIDIMRQLKLRAGYNKNLAYDNTEGTITGGIGLSPLNLFQLDIGASYTNDNAMGAYVNFLASY; this is encoded by the coding sequence ATGAATAAAATCTTTCTTTCCGTTGGTTGTTCGTTAATTCTCACATCCCCACTCGCACTAAGTGCCAACTATGCAATTGAAGCGCGTGGCGATGCAATGGGGGGAGTTGGAGTTGTCTCAGGAAATTTTCTAACTGGCCCATTTTACAACCCTGCGCTCGTTGCAATCTATCGTCGTAATGATGATGCGGGAATGATCTTACCAAGCATAGGCTTATCTTATAATGATCCTAATGATTTAATTTCTGATTTAGATAATGTTTCGTCAATCATAGAGCAGACCTCAAAAGGCGATTTCAGCAATATAGATCAGCTTAATAAAAACCTGAACGCCATGCAGGGAGATGTACTCAATGCAGAGTTAGGCGGAGTGATCGCTTTTGCTATTCCGAACCAGTTTATTTCCGCCAACGTGTTTGGTAAAGCCTACACTGAATCTTTTGTTTCACCTAATATTGATAGCCGAGTATGTTCCGATGATCTCTGTGAGCTTGAACGAGCGAAAGCCAGTTCAGTTAATGCTGTATCCGTTGGGGTAACGGAACTTGGAATTACTCTGGCTAAATATCAAACGTTCTTAGGTCAGCATATCGCTTTTGGTATAACTCCAAAGCTACAGCGGGTGTATACGTATGTTTATGAAGCAAACTTAAATAGCTACGATATTAAAGATTTGCGTGACAACGGTACTGGAGAAACCATTTTCAATATGGATGCAGGGGCTCTATGGTTTTATGGCCCTATACGCATTGGTTTTGCAGCAACCAATTTAATTTCACGCGAAATAAAAACTAAGACCATCACCTCGATCTCAGGAAGTCCGGTTTCATACTCCTATGACATGAAACCCCAGTACACGATAGGTGCAGGCATTGTCGCAGATTACTTCACTTTTAGTGTGGATTATGACTTAAATGAAGAAGAGCGTTACAAGGATTTCAACGATAACACCCAAATGATTCGTGTCGGTGGTGAGATTGACATAATGCGTCAGCTAAAGTTGAGGGCAGGGTACAATAAAAATCTTGCTTACGATAACACAGAGGGAACCATTACCGGTGGCATCGGTCTTTCCCCACTTAATCTTTTCCAATTGGATATCGGTGCAAGCTATACCAATGACAATGCAATGGGAGCGTATGTCAACTTCCTTGCGAGTTACTAA
- a CDS encoding DUF2861 family protein: MAKPNALMLLSGVLLSTPAFADATGWFEKNTPLTQAHQHLLNNDLENMFSSLVEVWQLEKNKNLKTHLNDLLIQSLTVDCGKGLDNKPFPEWIQAVTIRRVDVQSPGRDAYQVAIDTKTKVPIADIRLTKWIDKIVSTDSALTNRGDVVASGVYSYAQRYNLTNPLSAGLYRIDITATDQESWSAWVVFGDTIAKQVVRWTSKDEWQIQKTQLLNPHCPLPKLSISVFDHIDGNYKQIWNESYESDYPTNLENISLPSERYIVTVSMIHQRWQGPLAIEQSQVISKTYDVNVEE; this comes from the coding sequence ATGGCAAAGCCTAATGCACTTATGTTGTTATCAGGTGTACTACTTAGTACACCTGCATTTGCGGATGCGACAGGGTGGTTTGAAAAAAACACACCGCTAACTCAAGCGCATCAACATCTACTAAATAATGATCTGGAAAATATGTTCAGTTCATTGGTTGAAGTGTGGCAACTAGAAAAAAATAAAAATCTGAAAACACATCTAAATGATCTTTTAATTCAGTCGTTAACAGTGGATTGCGGTAAAGGGCTAGATAACAAACCTTTTCCTGAATGGATACAAGCAGTCACTATAAGGCGAGTGGATGTACAAAGCCCTGGTCGTGATGCTTATCAGGTTGCAATTGACACAAAAACTAAGGTTCCAATTGCGGACATTCGACTAACGAAGTGGATCGATAAAATTGTCTCTACGGATAGCGCACTCACCAATCGAGGTGACGTTGTCGCATCTGGGGTTTATAGTTATGCGCAACGCTATAACTTAACCAATCCTCTTAGTGCTGGTCTATATCGAATTGATATTACGGCGACTGACCAAGAGTCATGGAGCGCATGGGTCGTATTTGGAGATACAATTGCCAAGCAAGTCGTTCGATGGACTTCCAAGGATGAGTGGCAGATTCAGAAAACTCAGTTGCTAAATCCACATTGCCCGCTACCTAAGCTATCCATCTCTGTTTTCGATCATATTGATGGCAACTATAAACAGATTTGGAATGAAAGCTATGAATCCGATTATCCAACCAACTTGGAAAATATTTCACTACCGTCAGAACGTTACATTGTCACTGTATCTATGATTCATCAGCGTTGGCAGGGACCACTGGCAATTGAGCAATCTCAGGTTATTAGCAAAACCTATGACGTTAATGTGGAGGAATAA